GCGAGACAAATTGCGGCAGAAAATAGCCTAATTGTTTTAGGGGAGGAGAAAAAATGGTTTCCTTTGTGCATTGAACAATGAGCTTGGCTAAAAACTGCCTTAACAGCCTCACATGTTTTACAGATTTCTGTCATCGCTCGAAAAGTGCTGGCTCAATGGTGCCCGGGTTTAATATAAAAGTTTGAAAATATTAAGTCGGCTTTTATCAactcactgtttgtgttttgtctccttctctcccttttATATCTCACCCTTCCAatcttccctccttcctcctctttttctgcagaagaggaagaagacgaGCATGATATTCTCACAAACCACACCCATGGCCGATACATTAGAAGTCTTGGTAGGTTTCCACATCTATTtgtgtctcttcctgtctgtattttgtgtctttttctatCCGTCTGTTTCTACCATCTGCCTCTTATCACTTTTTATGCTATTCTTATCAAAAAATCCccttctcattttctttttttctccccccacCTCTCCTACCAGTGGAGGCGCCACAAGCCCAGCAGGCGGCGTGTAAAGTTCGGAcagaggtgatggaggtgacGAGGTCCATGCTGGACCGCCGTAATGCCAACTTCTTGCTGTGGCCACTCTGCGTGGAGGTGCAGCGATGTTCTGGCTGCTGCAACAGCAGGCTGCTGCAGTGCGTCCCCACTGTCACCTCGAGCAGATACCTACAGGTACACAGTTCATACAGCGACcacaaaaaaattatttcatgATTTCGAAATGACTGTGGGGAAATTAGCAATGTAGTGTGCAAAATATAAATGCTCCCCTTTGGCGACTTTATCTAGAGTCGTTCACCATGCTTATTTTCAGATGTGTCCTGTTTATTTGCagtatttgacattttgcttACAGTCAGACTGATACCACTCTAAtatctgtatggtaaatatgtagCTTGAGCCAGCTTAGCGTATAggacaaagactggaaacaaacaaacaaacaactaacctggctctgtccaaagcttTCAAATCTCATTTGTTAATGCTGCTGGGCAAGAAAAAGTCAGGCACTTTAAagccttgtaaaaaaaaaaaaaaaaagttaattagtgagctttagggGTGCTGGTAGGCAAAGTTTATTAACTTTGGACAGACCCAGGCTAGATGTTTCCCCCTCTTTTCAATCTTTATGCTGAGATAAGCTCCAGCTTTATATTTACATCATTTACATATCAAGGTGAGTTAATGATTAATGAGTTGTGTCTGATACAAGCTGTAACAAAGTCAATTGCTTTCAGTATCAGTTTataatgtcatatttattttagcATCTATTTATCATattatgatatactgtatatcgaTACCAGCAAAATATTCTTATTAAAATACCAATATTTCAGACATTTTGGACTGTCAGGTCAGAGGAACACAAAGACTCAGTCTCCAAAAAGCTCTTTGttgtagttttcattttattgcatCAAGTGATGAATTGCAGGAGGTTGTAGGTCGACATGCAGAACCTGAATCGATGCACGATATCACTTTGAACTTTGAACAGGTAGGCAGGCATATCTATCTTTAGGAAATTACACAGCAGTGATAAGTCTTGGCATGAAGCCACCAAATTTCATAGGAGTTATTAGCTTGGCTGGAAATGTTTCCAACCAATCTGGTAGCTTTGCTATGTGTTGCATAAGACGCCTCACTGCAAATAAACAGCTATTATAAGTTCATAtgtcaaacaaaacagtttgttgGAGTTtcttgtttgcatgtgtttaaCAATTTCACGGTTTGTATCTGCTTCTTTTCCAGGTATATAAGATCCAGTACATAAACAGGAAAGTCCACTACGACAAAGCCATCATCTCAGTGGAAGACCATGTCAGCTGCAGGTGTCAATCTTCCTCAtcgtcttcctcttcttcttcatcttcttcctcctcatctgttTCCATCCCTCACATCTCCGTTCAGAGCAACCCCAACCCCCCTCCGCCTCCACCGCAGCAGCCTCCCCCGTCCTCCCACCTCCCACGCACTGTCCACCCTGCTCCACCCAAGACTCAGGCCTCCAAGGCTGACCTCCATCGCCACGACGACCTGAAGCACAACCAGCACCACTACCGTGCCGAGGAGCGCGAGCCGGTGGCGAGGCAGTGGCAGCAGGGGAGCTACACCCAGCTGGTTCACTGGACGCAGCCTAGGGTGCACCAGTCACCCACACACGTGCAGGCGGGGGTGCACCAGCCAATTGGTGGGCCGCTCCGGCCGGTCAGCAGCTGGCCATCTGAGGCGAGGGGGGAGCACAGCATCATGGGAAGTACTCAGCAGGTCGGGCACGGTAGCGGACTTGACGGGAGCAAGGAGGAAGGCAGTGTGAGCGTAGCAAACAGCGGCAGTGAAGTGCATCATCCTGATCATGCGCAGAGGCAGCAACAGTTGTTACAGCATCAGCAGAAATATCAGCATCATCACCAACAGCACCATCAGCAGCCGTCGTCACAGCCATATAACCACGGAGGATCAGAGGACCCAGAGCTGAGGACGCATTATCGCTTCAATACTCCCCAATCAGACAGCGCCTCCCCACCTAGCAGCCCGACCCAGTCGCCCAAATCAGAACAAAACTCCACCCCTCCTGAACCCACCAAACAGAAAGACTCAGTGACCAGCCAAAAAACTACAGAGGtcacaaatcaaaaacagacagagactgaaacaACTACTCATAAAGAAGGGAACGAGAGAGAGGAAAGTGGTTCAACCAATAGCGGGGACTCGGCCGGGgcagagctggccaatcagggaaagaaaaaagactCTAAAGTGACCAGTGGGGATGGTCATttaacagaagaagagaggagtcTGAAACTTCTGGAGATCGTACAGAGGGAACCGGACCCACAAACTCATCTTCATCCGCATCATCCTCAGCAAAGACCAAAGCCAACCACATTTAAAACAGGTATTGCTCgggtgtgtgtgacagtgtgtctgtgttagtGTGGATGAAAGTTGGTTTTAAAGTTGGTTTTAAAGGTCTTTGGTGACTTTCTCGCTGCAAGTATATCTATAAATTTAATGGTCAGTAAATTACAGATTGGGCCTTTAAGCTGTTAAAGGGGCACTCAGTTGATTCAGCATCGGGCCGTACtttggtgttgttttgttttggagtcTAACAagtgacagatttttaaaaaagaacactcaaattgaagcagcagaggctgaaatATTCAGACTTTTAGTCACTAGTACGGATCAAGCTCAAAGAACACTgtatcctacatttcccataatgcaactgaaTACCATCTTTTGTTAGAACCTGCCTGACTTGGAAATACCCACATCGTAAGTTTGTAACAAATACCTTCGGTTAAAACATTTGAGGTCTCCAAGCCCAATccaagataaccctgatgacatcactatgacatcactatgacgtCATCAGGGTCATTTTCTTAGACTTTAGAAAGCTTCCCTCAGAGccacagaacagaaaaacatgcaAGTGCACTACTGTAGCTCCAAGCTAAGAGGAAATGTTTGTGCAGCAATGAATGCAGGTGACATCGATGAAGGGTTGATGACGAGGGTTGCTGTCAGATATAATGCAGGACAGGTATCAGGAGGGCTAACTACGATTACACTTCAGTATCTCTGtccagtgtctgtgtgttaggGCTCACATTGTAATTCCAGTTTCTAATGTAGGAGAGAATCAGTGTGAGAGTTTCCAAGTCAGGAAGCAGCTCACTGTACATGTATGACTAAACAACATGCCCACATGTGTCCTGCTATTCTTCCTGGACCCCCTGAGAGCTCTGCATTTCAGAGAACTGGACTTCCCACTGCTTCATGTTTGACTGAAACCTGCAGGCTTTGTTACACAGGCTTCAAGGTTATCAGGTGCCCTTCAGAGTACAGTCAGAGCCACAACAGGCGCTCCACACCCTGTGTTTTATTCTTCACCAGTGCTATATACAGAAGACAGCATGATGAAATTGTCGTTCAggttattcatttgttttatttggtcttttgtttggttttctttgtctttgttctttgtCCTTTGGCCTTAATATGATTATAGCAAGTCCTCATACCTAAAAAACAAAGTAGGTAGTCTCTACATGTACTCCAAAACAATCCACACCAGGTCCATCATTTGTAAATGATTTGCACCAGCAATTTGTTTTTTAGACAACTAAAAGTACTTTGGACTGTCGCTATTAGACGAGACACAAGCCCCAGTCGCTGGTGTTAAAGTAAAATGCTTTGTTTGGCCCTCCATCCAACCTCTGTAAGATTTTTCATGGCAGTATAATAATGTTGCAGTCCTACTGAACATTAACATGGTTCAAGCTGTTTAAACAAATGATCAGTGCTGTCGTTTCTTAATCTTGTACAGCACTGATTGgatttttaataaacatataGGAATGATGTGAGATGTGTTGCAAGATTGTCAAAATATGATTCACACGAACAGTATCAGGATCCGAACAGGTGGTATGTTAATTACTGATTGGCATTCATTGGGGCTAacatgtttagttttgtctcGTTTGGTGTTTACTTTTGTATTCACTGTGTCcccttctctgtgtctctcccagCCCTCTCTACTGTGGCTCCCATGTCACTCTCAGTCCGTCAGTCCCCGTTCCGACCGGCTTTGCCTCGCCGCAGGAGGAAACACCGCAAACGCATCAGCAAAGCAGCCATCAGGGCAATGCTCATGTAGAGCTgcaggtgagaggagggagggatgaaaaTTTTGGTAACCTTAGGCAGCATAATTAGAGGGGAGGGAGTTTACTTTAATCTCAAGGATGATGGTTAAAATCAGTCCTGCTAAGGCATCTTTAATGCTTTGAATCTCTACTAGCTGCAGGGGAACTGGTATGTAGCTGAATAGCTGAGCCTCAAACCTTCCTGAAAGTCAAgatatgattttttaaaatttttatcaCAAGTGAGATGaaactaagaaaaaaaatcaccaatCCCTGAATGATTTTACTGTTGTCTACAGTATTTACCTGGGCaatgaaataataaactgaGTCTAAGATCAGGTTGGACAGCAGGATGAAACAAAAAGGTTTTATCAAACTGAGGCTGAATGCAAAGAAATATGGGAATCTGGTTATCAACCAtataaatttatttttctttctgtgaattttctgtttctgtgaagTTTCTTACAAAGTGGCTATCctctatttaaaaaatgcacacacacattcttgtgTGCATTAAAGTATGAAGGTGAAATGAAAAAGCTATTTACAGTAGTTGTCAAGAAGTCATTCAATCTGGGGTTTTTAATAAGACATTACAGGTAATACACCAAGACAGGGAAaatcatgaaatttggtagaaGTACAGGAATTAGAGACTGAGGAAAGATGTAAGAGGCTATagaatttattcatttgtcaATGTAGACAAAAATTGAACAATAACATATTAAtgaatctctctttctcttaaaGGAAACTGTAAAGCTAACCGAAAGCTTTAGGCCAGACAACCTGCTCCAAAGGGATATGCAGATACTGGAAATATGGGATTCTTGAATGTGGGAAGACTGACTCTGTGGACggaagctggaaaaaaaaacgaCACACCTGGTGGACACTGCCGCTGTTATCAACAGACAGCTACATAGAAAATCACCTTTTCTGCTCCACTCATGAGGACGTCATGTTGTTTGGCTGTCGCCGAGTGTCCAGCTTCATGGATATAATAAAAGTGTAATCTTATGAACTCCATGGACTGGAGGATATTTGCCACACTAAACACTGGAATTCATCTATATGAACCACAAA
The DNA window shown above is from Thunnus maccoyii chromosome 2, fThuMac1.1, whole genome shotgun sequence and carries:
- the LOC121885886 gene encoding putative mediator of RNA polymerase II transcription subunit 26 — its product is MRSWVLLQLLAALSAARLRLGSAEGDPLPTSLVDLVRNSPISSVDDLKLLLQQETNAIEEEEDEHDILTNHTHGRYIRSLVEAPQAQQAACKVRTEVMEVTRSMLDRRNANFLLWPLCVEVQRCSGCCNSRLLQCVPTVTSSRYLQVYKIQYINRKVHYDKAIISVEDHVSCRCQSSSSSSSSSSSSSSSSVSIPHISVQSNPNPPPPPPQQPPPSSHLPRTVHPAPPKTQASKADLHRHDDLKHNQHHYRAEEREPVARQWQQGSYTQLVHWTQPRVHQSPTHVQAGVHQPIGGPLRPVSSWPSEARGEHSIMGSTQQVGHGSGLDGSKEEGSVSVANSGSEVHHPDHAQRQQQLLQHQQKYQHHHQQHHQQPSSQPYNHGGSEDPELRTHYRFNTPQSDSASPPSSPTQSPKSEQNSTPPEPTKQKDSVTSQKTTEVTNQKQTETETTTHKEGNEREESGSTNSGDSAGAELANQGKKKDSKVTSGDGHLTEEERSLKLLEIVQREPDPQTHLHPHHPQQRPKPTTFKTALSTVAPMSLSVRQSPFRPALPRRRRKHRKRISKAAIRAMLM